A genomic stretch from Bacillus sp. E(2018) includes:
- a CDS encoding Cof-type HAD-IIB family hydrolase has protein sequence MKLIAIDMDGTLVNRQLKVTKENSETIKEAVNDGHHVVIATGRSYDEAKHTLEDADLHLPLICVNGAEIRSEGWKILSSIPLTFEQYEDIKKILDEEDIYYELYTSKGTFTDNREKAYEVMKDIVLTSNPEATDDDVQKAALRRFRLGLVSVVGDFDKLLSQNGIEVYKFLAFSSDTAKLQRASQHLKGVDSLAVSASADNNLEITNSEAQKGVAVQRYAELKGISLKDTMAIGDNYNDVSMLEVAGFPVAMGNAVDEVKEMASFVTKENDESGVSFAIKKFLEQK, from the coding sequence ATGAAATTAATCGCAATTGATATGGATGGAACTTTAGTTAATAGACAGTTAAAAGTCACAAAAGAGAACAGTGAAACGATTAAAGAAGCTGTAAACGATGGCCATCATGTTGTCATCGCAACAGGCCGTTCTTATGATGAAGCAAAACATACACTAGAAGATGCTGATCTTCATCTACCGCTTATATGCGTAAATGGTGCAGAGATACGATCAGAAGGATGGAAGATTCTTTCATCAATCCCGTTAACGTTTGAGCAGTACGAAGATATAAAAAAAATTTTAGACGAAGAAGATATTTATTATGAGCTCTACACGAGCAAAGGAACGTTTACAGACAATCGTGAAAAAGCATACGAAGTAATGAAAGACATCGTTTTAACTTCCAATCCAGAAGCTACAGATGACGATGTTCAAAAAGCAGCTCTTCGTCGTTTCCGCCTAGGATTAGTGAGTGTTGTTGGAGATTTTGATAAGCTTTTAAGTCAGAATGGTATTGAAGTCTATAAATTTCTTGCCTTTTCAAGTGATACAGCAAAACTTCAACGTGCCTCCCAACATTTAAAGGGTGTTGATTCTCTAGCAGTCAGTGCTTCTGCTGATAACAACTTAGAGATTACGAACAGTGAAGCACAAAAAGGTGTAGCGGTTCAACGGTATGCAGAACTTAAAGGAATCTCCTTAAAAGATACGATGGCAATTGGTGATAACTATAATGATGTTTCCATGTTAGAAGTGGCAGGATTTCCTGTAGCGATGGGAAATGCTGTGGATGAGGTAAAAGAGATGGCATCATTTGTTACGAAAGAAAACGATGAGAGTGGTGTCTCGTTTGCGATCAAGAAATTTTTAGAACAAAAATAA
- a CDS encoding AzlD domain-containing protein, whose protein sequence is MNEQLIWVIVGMGIVTYIPRMLPLVLFHTNHFHPRIQGILKNVPFAILGALIFPGVFTINPENYLYGGIGAAAAFIAAWLNLNVIVVVLSSIFVLYGYTFL, encoded by the coding sequence ATGAATGAGCAATTAATATGGGTAATAGTCGGGATGGGAATCGTGACCTATATTCCTAGGATGTTGCCGCTCGTTCTCTTTCATACGAACCATTTCCATCCGAGGATACAAGGGATATTGAAGAACGTTCCTTTTGCTATTTTAGGTGCTCTCATTTTTCCAGGTGTGTTTACCATTAACCCAGAAAATTATTTATATGGTGGAATAGGCGCTGCCGCTGCATTTATCGCAGCTTGGTTGAACTTAAATGTGATCGTGGTCGTTCTATCTTCTATCTTCGTTTTGTACGGTTATACGTTTTTGTAG
- a CDS encoding AzlC family ABC transporter permease, which produces MPSPALHKDGRPAYWKKGVQAGLPIAIGYMPVAFTFGLLAKAAELSLFETIGMSVIVFAGASQYIALSMIVAMSGAAELILTTFIMNIRHLLMSASLKERAEDDPKWLRVIYAFFITDETFSVAATSPEKKITGSYLLGLGIVAYSCWVIFSGVGYVMGAGLPQSLQDSMGIALYAMFIALLVPAAKKSKKVIALATSAAAFNSIFSLVPTLKGGWGIILSTLIAAVSIEFFMKGDERDE; this is translated from the coding sequence ATGCCGAGCCCTGCCTTACATAAAGATGGAAGACCTGCTTACTGGAAGAAGGGTGTTCAAGCTGGTTTGCCGATCGCTATCGGTTATATGCCCGTTGCGTTTACATTTGGTCTGCTTGCTAAAGCGGCAGAGTTAAGTCTTTTTGAAACGATTGGTATGAGTGTTATTGTGTTTGCTGGTGCATCCCAATATATCGCCTTATCGATGATTGTGGCCATGAGTGGTGCTGCGGAATTAATTCTGACTACCTTCATCATGAACATCAGGCATCTTCTTATGAGTGCTTCTCTCAAGGAGCGTGCTGAGGATGATCCCAAATGGCTGCGTGTGATCTACGCTTTTTTCATTACCGATGAGACTTTTTCTGTAGCTGCGACCTCACCCGAAAAAAAGATAACGGGAAGCTATTTGCTTGGATTGGGAATTGTTGCATACAGCTGCTGGGTAATCTTTTCAGGGGTAGGTTATGTGATGGGAGCGGGACTTCCGCAATCACTTCAAGATAGTATGGGGATTGCGCTTTATGCGATGTTTATCGCACTACTCGTACCTGCTGCAAAAAAGAGCAAGAAAGTAATTGCTCTAGCTACAAGTGCAGCCGCATTCAATTCGATCTTCTCTTTGGTTCCTACTTTAAAAGGGGGATGGGGAATCATTCTATCTACATTGATAGCAGCGGTCTCAATCGAGTTTTTTATGAAGGGAGATGAGAGAGATGAATGA
- a CDS encoding undecaprenyldiphospho-muramoylpentapeptide beta-N-acetylglucosaminyltransferase, with product MKKLVLTGGGSAGHVTPHLALIPKLEKMGWDLNYIGSVDGIEKSLIQDGTNVPYHGISSGKLRRYFDLKNIKDPFKVAAGVAQAYFKLGKLKPDAVFSKGGFVAVPVVIAAWMRKIPVYIHESDITPGLANKISSKFASKIFVTFDEAKKHFAAGQAIVTGSPIRDELLQGTREKGLSFLGFRSHLPVLTIMGGSLGARKINEALREALPELLRSYQIVHICGKGNVDESLKNTEGYRQFEYIQSELPDVVAATDFVISRAGSNSIFEWLTLKIPMLLIPLSRAASRGDQILNAQSFEKQGYCHVLYEEELTKVTLITSLKDLKADQEQMKKNMDTFKASDSVDLILRTITGQK from the coding sequence TTGAAGAAGTTAGTTTTAACTGGCGGTGGTTCAGCAGGACACGTAACACCGCATCTAGCACTGATACCTAAGTTAGAGAAGATGGGATGGGACCTGAATTATATCGGTTCTGTTGATGGTATAGAGAAAAGTTTGATCCAAGATGGGACGAATGTGCCTTATCACGGCATATCGAGTGGGAAATTGCGTCGTTATTTTGACTTAAAAAATATAAAAGATCCTTTTAAAGTGGCAGCTGGTGTTGCTCAAGCTTATTTTAAGCTCGGAAAATTAAAGCCAGATGCTGTTTTCTCCAAAGGAGGATTCGTGGCTGTACCTGTTGTGATCGCTGCATGGATGCGTAAGATTCCTGTTTACATCCATGAATCAGATATTACTCCTGGTTTAGCTAACAAGATCTCATCTAAGTTTGCATCTAAGATTTTTGTTACGTTTGATGAAGCCAAGAAACATTTTGCTGCAGGGCAAGCGATCGTAACAGGATCGCCAATTCGTGATGAACTGCTTCAAGGCACAAGAGAAAAAGGTTTGTCCTTCTTAGGTTTCCGAAGCCATCTTCCTGTACTTACAATCATGGGCGGTAGTTTAGGAGCACGTAAGATCAATGAAGCTCTTCGTGAAGCGCTGCCAGAGTTGTTACGTTCTTATCAGATCGTACACATCTGCGGAAAAGGCAACGTAGACGAAAGCTTAAAGAATACAGAAGGCTACAGACAGTTCGAGTATATTCAAAGTGAGCTTCCAGATGTGGTGGCAGCAACGGACTTTGTGATTTCTCGTGCTGGATCGAACAGTATCTTTGAGTGGCTGACGCTCAAGATTCCGATGCTGCTTATCCCGCTTTCAAGAGCAGCGAGCAGAGGGGATCAGATCCTTAATGCGCAATCTTTTGAAAAACAGGGCTATTGCCATGTTCTTTATGAAGAAGAACTAACGAAAGTAACATTAATCACCTCTTTAAAAGATCTTAAAGCTGATCAAGAGCAGATGAAGAAAAACATGGACACGTTTAAAGCTTCTGATAGTGTAGACCTTATTCTACGCACGATTACAGGACAGAAGTAA
- the lpdA gene encoding dihydrolipoyl dehydrogenase has product MVVGDFATKRQLVIIGGGPGGYHAAIRAAQLGMEVTLIEKEKLGGVCLHKGCIPSKSLTQSASNFSSLSQYKNMGISVSEASFEYETFSNYYSSVVTGLQKGVEALIKANKIEHLTGTASFMSSERIGIDSGHHFEMYEFEHALIATGSSPLLPKQGTLSKRVMTPHTLWEMNKVPKSLLIYGEDYFALEAAMAYRQLGSEVSIVVPAEGFGLDASIEKELQRVLKKNKIKVFKNHTWDGAEETDGIVTVTLNKDGAEKVSVETSHVLYAAGYSSNVDGLGLDVISLERDENGFIIVNEHSQSSVSNIYAAGDCTIGMKLASKAIKQGKTAAEHMAGLQSAFNLSLVPYVVHTNPPIASVGLTEDQALAEGYEVKTGQFSMSGNGFASILGQKEGLSKLVMDAKSDVVLGIHMMGAGAVEMIQAGTFALEMVAREEDLAYPVYAHPALNEAWLEAIENASGKAIHVPPARKKEKSSV; this is encoded by the coding sequence ATGGTTGTAGGTGATTTTGCTACAAAACGACAACTCGTTATTATCGGAGGCGGACCAGGCGGATATCATGCTGCAATCCGTGCGGCACAGCTAGGAATGGAAGTTACGTTGATCGAAAAAGAAAAGTTGGGCGGTGTTTGCCTTCATAAAGGATGTATTCCTTCAAAGAGCCTTACACAGTCTGCTTCTAACTTTTCTAGCCTTTCTCAGTATAAGAATATGGGGATTTCCGTTTCAGAAGCTAGTTTTGAGTATGAAACCTTCTCAAACTATTATTCTTCGGTCGTAACTGGACTGCAAAAGGGAGTAGAAGCCCTGATAAAAGCAAACAAAATTGAGCATTTAACGGGTACAGCATCTTTTATGTCCAGTGAGAGAATAGGAATTGATTCAGGCCATCATTTTGAGATGTACGAATTTGAGCACGCGCTAATCGCTACAGGAAGTTCACCCTTATTGCCAAAACAGGGGACTCTATCAAAACGAGTGATGACACCGCATACGTTGTGGGAGATGAACAAGGTTCCGAAATCTCTGCTAATCTATGGTGAAGACTACTTCGCTCTAGAGGCTGCAATGGCATACAGACAGCTCGGTAGTGAAGTAAGTATAGTTGTTCCGGCCGAAGGATTTGGTTTAGACGCTAGCATCGAAAAAGAACTGCAACGTGTATTAAAGAAAAATAAGATAAAAGTATTCAAGAATCATACATGGGATGGCGCTGAGGAAACGGATGGTATAGTAACTGTTACGTTGAACAAAGATGGCGCTGAAAAAGTTTCTGTTGAGACTTCTCATGTACTGTATGCAGCTGGCTATTCCTCCAATGTAGATGGACTTGGTCTTGATGTAATTTCGTTAGAACGAGATGAGAATGGTTTTATAATCGTAAACGAGCACAGCCAAAGTTCAGTATCTAACATTTACGCAGCAGGCGACTGCACAATTGGAATGAAGTTAGCTTCAAAAGCGATCAAGCAAGGAAAGACGGCAGCTGAACATATGGCAGGATTGCAGTCAGCGTTCAATTTAAGTCTTGTTCCTTATGTGGTGCACACGAATCCGCCAATTGCTTCAGTCGGTCTGACAGAGGATCAGGCTCTAGCGGAAGGCTATGAAGTAAAGACAGGGCAGTTTTCCATGAGTGGCAATGGCTTTGCTTCTATTCTTGGTCAAAAAGAAGGTTTATCTAAGCTGGTGATGGACGCAAAAAGCGATGTTGTGCTTGGTATTCATATGATGGGAGCTGGTGCTGTCGAAATGATTCAAGCAGGAACGTTCGCACTAGAGATGGTAGCACGTGAAGAAGATCTGGCTTACCCGGTATATGCGCATCCAGCTTTGAACGAAGCATGGCTTGAAGCGATTGAAAACGCGAGCGGGAAAGCGATTCATGTACCTCCAGCCCGCAAAAAAGAGAAAAGCTCTGTATGA
- a CDS encoding dihydrolipoamide acetyltransferase family protein, with protein MVEVKLHDIGEGMHEGEVIHFFVKAGDSVKVDQPLVEVQTDKVTAELPSPAAGTIKDIKVKEGDVVTVGSVILTIDAASAPSSPKVDDAPENKDQPVVDKIVNAPSHTAFAGGIATLNKRVLAAPYTRKIARENGVDIEQIMGTGPGGRVTDQDVYHFIDQPSASKTVEAREDSLQEKDSTSTQVFSTSEPKEIPFQGRRKQIAKKMVQSLATIPHVTHFEEIDVTAVMDLKKQLKTMDPDNKRGMNVSVAAFFVKAIQIALKDFPIFNAKLDEEKEVIRLERNVNIGIATDSDEGLIVPVIQKVEQRNIRDIAVDMKDKITRAKTNKLKGSDLTGSTFTISNVGPLGSIAATPIINHPEVALMAFHKTKKTPVVIGDEIVIRSMMNVSMSFDHRVADGATAVMFTNRVKELIENPYFMTLELI; from the coding sequence CCGGAGACTCTGTTAAAGTTGATCAGCCTTTAGTAGAGGTTCAAACAGATAAAGTCACGGCCGAACTTCCTTCGCCAGCAGCCGGAACGATAAAAGACATCAAGGTAAAAGAGGGAGATGTCGTAACTGTAGGATCTGTCATTTTAACGATTGATGCTGCTTCTGCTCCGTCTTCCCCAAAAGTGGATGACGCTCCAGAAAACAAAGATCAGCCGGTCGTTGATAAAATTGTTAATGCACCAAGTCACACTGCCTTTGCTGGCGGTATAGCCACACTGAACAAACGTGTTCTAGCTGCTCCTTATACAAGAAAAATCGCACGTGAAAATGGTGTGGATATCGAACAAATCATGGGTACAGGACCTGGTGGACGTGTGACAGATCAAGATGTTTATCACTTTATTGATCAGCCTTCAGCATCAAAAACGGTAGAAGCACGAGAGGATTCCTTACAAGAAAAGGATAGTACTTCCACTCAAGTGTTTTCTACAAGTGAACCGAAAGAGATTCCTTTTCAAGGGCGCAGAAAGCAGATCGCGAAGAAAATGGTTCAATCTCTTGCTACGATTCCGCACGTTACTCATTTTGAAGAGATCGATGTAACAGCTGTTATGGATCTGAAGAAGCAGCTAAAAACGATGGACCCTGATAACAAGCGAGGCATGAACGTGTCTGTTGCAGCTTTTTTCGTAAAAGCGATTCAGATTGCATTAAAAGATTTCCCGATCTTCAACGCGAAGTTGGATGAAGAAAAAGAAGTTATTCGTCTTGAGAGAAACGTGAATATTGGCATCGCCACGGACTCTGATGAAGGTTTGATCGTACCGGTGATCCAAAAAGTCGAACAGAGAAATATACGCGACATTGCCGTTGACATGAAAGATAAGATCACACGTGCTAAGACGAACAAGCTGAAAGGTTCTGATCTGACAGGAAGCACGTTTACGATTTCAAACGTTGGTCCGCTCGGCTCAATCGCGGCCACTCCGATCATCAACCATCCTGAAGTTGCGCTTATGGCTTTTCATAAAACAAAGAAAACGCCTGTAGTGATTGGAGACGAGATCGTGATTCGTTCCATGATGAACGTATCGATGTCGTTTGACCACCGGGTTGCAGACGGCGCAACAGCTGTCATGTTCACGAACCGCGTAAAAGAACTCATTGAGAATCCTTACTTCATGACACTGGAGCTGATATAG